GCCTTCCTTGTTCTGTAGGGAATTTCTTTTGTCAAACGTTTTCAAAAGGATGGAGAACATGCTCAAACGCGCTGCCTTTCTGATTGTCTGCCATGTGTGTTTGGTTGCCGGCAATGCCCTGGCCGGGGAGAAAGTTCTGATCAACGGCATCGACGCCAACTACCCGCCTTTCGCGTATGTTGACCAGAGCGGCAAGCCCAGTGGTTTCGACGTGGACGCAGTGAATTGGATCGCGGCCAAGATGGGTTTCCAGGTCAAGCACATGCCCGTGGACTGGGACGGCATCATTCCCAATCTTCTGGCCAAGAAGATTGACTTCATCTGTTCGGGCATGACCATCACTCCGGAACGGGCCGAAAAGGTCAATTTCACCACGCCGTACTGGGAAGTGAAAAACGTTTTCGTGACCAAGAAAGACTCCGCGCTGAAGGCCGAAGAGATTTATGGAAAAGAATTGACCGTGGGCATGCAGGCCGGCACCTCCGAGGCCAAGTGGATGGAGGAGGAAAAAAAGAAGCAGGGCTGGAAGTTTGAAATCCGCTACTACGACTCCGCCGCCATGGCCATCGAGGACGTGGTCAACGGTCGCATCGACGTGGCCGCCATGAACTATCCCCCGGCCCGCGACGCCGAGCAGAAGAAGCCAGTGCGGATTATCGGCATCTTTGGCGAGGTGGAGCCTTTTGGCGCGGCCGTGCGCAAGGATGACAAGGAACTGCTGGACAAGCTGAATAAAGGCTTCGAGCTACTCAAGGCCGATCCGTACTGGGAAGAACTCATCGCCAAGCATTTGAACAAGTAGTCTCGTTTCCGCGTGAACCCTCGGGAAGGCCTGGAACACTCCGGCCTTCCCGTTTTTTTGCCAGGCCCCGCGCCGAGCTGAGGATTTGTCTCGTTCATGAATGAAATCCTGCCCGTTCTTGTCGATGCCTTGCCCTATATTCTGCAAGGTGCCGCCGTCACCGTTGTCGCGGTGGTCGGCGCCATGTTTTTAGGGCTCTTCATTGGCGTCCCCTTGGCCGTGGGCCAGGTCTACGGACGCGGGCCAATCCGGATCGCGTGCGGCCTGTATGTCTGGTTTTTTCGGGGCGTTCCCATTCTTGTGCTCCTTTTTCTTTTTTATTTCGGTCTGTTCAATTTTCTGGGCTTCAATTTGAGCGCGCTGGCCGC
This window of the Deltaproteobacteria bacterium genome carries:
- a CDS encoding amino acid ABC transporter substrate-binding protein, coding for MLKRAAFLIVCHVCLVAGNALAGEKVLINGIDANYPPFAYVDQSGKPSGFDVDAVNWIAAKMGFQVKHMPVDWDGIIPNLLAKKIDFICSGMTITPERAEKVNFTTPYWEVKNVFVTKKDSALKAEEIYGKELTVGMQAGTSEAKWMEEEKKKQGWKFEIRYYDSAAMAIEDVVNGRIDVAAMNYPPARDAEQKKPVRIIGIFGEVEPFGAAVRKDDKELLDKLNKGFELLKADPYWEELIAKHLNK
- a CDS encoding amino acid ABC transporter permease, whose amino-acid sequence is MNEILPVLVDALPYILQGAAVTVVAVVGAMFLGLFIGVPLAVGQVYGRGPIRIACGLYVWFFRGVPILVLLFLFYFGLFNFLGFNLSALAA